The Saccharomonospora cyanea NA-134 genome includes a region encoding these proteins:
- the aceE gene encoding pyruvate dehydrogenase (acetyl-transferring), homodimeric type: protein MAPQNDEAGRGATAGASGQGAPARVRVIRDGLAAHLPDIDPEETSEWLDSFDAALARGGQQRARYLMLRMLERARERNVGVPPLTTTDYVNTIPTENEPWFPGDEEIERRYRAFIRWNAAIMVHRAQRPGVGVGGHISTYASSAALYEVGFNHFFRGKDHSGGGDQIFIQGHASPGIYARAFLEGRLTADQLDGFRQEFSHAGEGGGLPSYPHPRLMPGFWEYPTVSMGLGPMNAIYQARFNRYLHARGIKDTSDQHVWAFLGDGEMDEPESRGLIHVAAGEGLDNLTFVINCNLQRLDGPVRGNGKIIQELEAYFRGAGWNVIKVIWGREWDALLHADRDGALVNLMNQTPDGDYQTYKANDGAYVREHFFGRDPRTKDLVKDLTDEQIWNLKRGGHDYRKVYAAYKAAMEHHGQPTVILAHTIKGYGLGPAFEGRNATHQMKKLTLDDLKLFRDAQRIPISDEELERDPKLPPYYHPGEDAPEIQYMKGRRQALGGYLPERRSNAKPLVLPGDKVYEAIRKGSGKQDVATTMAFVRLVRELAKDPEIGHRLVPIIPDEARTFGLDSMFPTAKIYNPQGQNYTSVDAQLMLAYKESEQGQLLHEGINEAGSTASFTAAGTSYATHGEPMIPIYIFYSMFGFQRTGDGLYAAADQMTRGFVLGATAGRTTLTGEGLQHADGHSQLLAATNPAVVAYDPAWSFEIAHIVRDGLRRMYGETGPDGNGENVFYYITVYNEPYQQPAEPENVDVDGLLKGLYHYKSAPEGTGPKAQILVSGVAMPEALRAQRMLAEEWNVGADVWSATSWTELRREAVEVDRDNFLHPADTPRVPYVTQKLSGAEGPVVAVSDWMRAVPDLIRPWVPADMLTLGTDGFGFSDTRPAARRHFLVDAESITVGVLTMLARRGEVSQEQVVEAARKYQIHDVMAAGPQTSDSGVA from the coding sequence TTGGCCCCCCAGAACGACGAGGCCGGGCGCGGCGCCACCGCAGGCGCCTCCGGCCAGGGAGCACCGGCGCGTGTCCGCGTCATCCGCGACGGACTGGCGGCGCACTTGCCTGACATCGACCCGGAGGAGACGTCCGAGTGGCTCGACTCCTTCGACGCCGCACTGGCGAGGGGCGGTCAACAGCGCGCGAGGTACCTGATGTTGAGGATGCTGGAGCGCGCCCGTGAGCGCAACGTGGGCGTGCCCCCGCTCACCACCACCGACTACGTCAACACCATTCCCACGGAGAACGAGCCGTGGTTCCCCGGCGACGAGGAGATCGAACGCCGCTACCGCGCGTTCATCCGTTGGAACGCCGCGATCATGGTGCACAGGGCCCAGCGGCCGGGCGTGGGCGTCGGTGGCCACATCTCGACCTACGCCTCCTCCGCAGCGCTCTACGAGGTGGGCTTCAACCACTTCTTCCGGGGCAAGGACCACTCGGGCGGCGGGGACCAGATCTTCATCCAGGGCCACGCCTCCCCCGGCATCTACGCGAGGGCCTTCCTGGAGGGCAGGCTCACCGCCGACCAGCTCGACGGTTTCCGGCAGGAGTTCTCCCACGCCGGCGAGGGCGGCGGGCTGCCGTCGTACCCGCACCCGAGGCTGATGCCGGGCTTCTGGGAGTACCCCACGGTGTCGATGGGCCTCGGCCCGATGAACGCGATCTACCAGGCACGGTTCAACCGTTACCTGCACGCACGCGGCATCAAGGACACGAGCGACCAGCACGTGTGGGCCTTCCTCGGTGACGGCGAGATGGACGAGCCCGAGTCACGGGGTCTCATCCACGTGGCCGCCGGCGAGGGGCTGGACAACCTCACGTTCGTCATCAACTGCAACCTGCAGCGGCTCGACGGACCGGTACGCGGCAACGGCAAGATCATCCAGGAGCTGGAGGCGTACTTCCGCGGCGCGGGCTGGAACGTGATCAAGGTCATCTGGGGCCGCGAGTGGGACGCGCTGCTGCACGCCGACCGCGACGGCGCCCTGGTGAACCTCATGAACCAGACTCCCGACGGGGACTACCAGACGTACAAGGCCAACGACGGCGCGTACGTACGGGAGCACTTCTTCGGCCGTGACCCGCGCACGAAGGACCTGGTGAAGGACCTCACCGACGAGCAGATCTGGAACCTCAAGCGCGGCGGCCACGACTACCGCAAGGTGTACGCGGCGTACAAGGCCGCGATGGAACACCACGGTCAGCCGACGGTGATCCTCGCCCACACCATCAAGGGTTACGGCCTCGGCCCGGCGTTCGAGGGCCGCAACGCCACCCACCAGATGAAGAAGCTGACGCTCGACGACCTCAAGCTGTTCCGCGACGCCCAGCGCATCCCGATCAGCGACGAGGAACTGGAGCGCGACCCGAAGCTGCCGCCGTACTACCACCCCGGCGAGGACGCGCCGGAGATCCAGTACATGAAGGGCCGCAGGCAGGCCCTCGGCGGCTACCTGCCGGAGCGCCGCTCGAACGCCAAGCCGCTCGTGCTGCCGGGTGACAAGGTGTACGAGGCCATCCGGAAGGGGTCGGGCAAGCAGGACGTCGCCACCACGATGGCGTTCGTCCGGCTGGTCCGCGAGCTGGCGAAGGACCCGGAGATCGGGCACCGGCTCGTGCCGATCATCCCCGACGAGGCGCGCACGTTCGGCCTCGACTCGATGTTCCCGACGGCGAAGATCTACAACCCGCAGGGGCAGAACTACACGTCGGTCGACGCGCAGCTGATGCTCGCCTACAAGGAGTCCGAGCAGGGACAGCTGCTGCACGAGGGCATCAACGAGGCGGGCTCCACCGCGTCGTTCACCGCGGCGGGCACGTCGTACGCCACGCACGGCGAGCCGATGATCCCGATCTACATCTTCTACTCGATGTTCGGGTTCCAGCGCACGGGCGACGGACTGTACGCGGCGGCCGACCAGATGACACGCGGTTTCGTGCTGGGCGCGACGGCGGGCCGCACCACGCTGACCGGTGAGGGTCTGCAGCACGCCGACGGGCACTCGCAGCTGCTGGCGGCCACCAACCCGGCCGTGGTGGCCTACGACCCGGCGTGGTCGTTCGAGATCGCCCACATCGTCCGCGACGGGCTGCGTCGCATGTACGGCGAGACGGGGCCGGACGGCAACGGTGAGAACGTCTTCTACTACATCACCGTGTACAACGAGCCGTACCAGCAGCCCGCGGAGCCGGAGAACGTCGACGTGGACGGTCTGCTCAAGGGCCTCTACCACTACAAGTCGGCCCCGGAGGGCACCGGCCCGAAGGCGCAGATCCTGGTGTCGGGCGTCGCGATGCCCGAGGCGCTGCGTGCGCAGCGGATGCTGGCCGAGGAGTGGAACGTGGGCGCCGACGTGTGGTCGGCCACCTCGTGGACGGAGCTGCGCCGGGAGGCCGTGGAGGTCGACCGCGACAACTTCCTCCACCCGGCCGACACCCCGCGGGTGCCGTACGTGACGCAGAAGCTGTCGGGCGCCGAGGGCCCGGTCGTGGCCGTGTCGGACTGGATGCGCGCGGTACCGGACCTGATCCGGCCGTGGGTGCCCGCCGACATGCTGACGCTGGGCACGGACGGGTTCGGGTTCTCCGACACCCGGCCCGCGGCGCGCCGCCATTTCCTCGTCGACGCGGAGTCGATCACGGTCGGTGTGCTCACGATGCTCGCCCGCCGCGGAGAGGTGTCGCAGGAGCAGGTCGTGGAGGCTGCGCGGAAGTACCAGATCCACGATGTCATGGCCGCGGGCCCGCAGACGTCGGACTCCGGCGTGGCGTGA
- a CDS encoding DUF3052 domain-containing protein has protein sequence MVAAGDAGQNSVAEKLGIKPDMVVQELGWDEDVDEEVRAAIEAHIGGELLDEDADEVIDVVLLWWRDGDGDLGDALVDARVPLDENGVVWVLTPKTGQPGHVEPSEIAEAVPTVGMSQTSNLSIGEGWTATRLVPRSTSRR, from the coding sequence GTGGTCGCCGCGGGAGACGCTGGCCAGAACAGCGTCGCCGAAAAGCTCGGGATCAAGCCGGACATGGTGGTCCAGGAGCTGGGCTGGGACGAGGACGTCGATGAGGAGGTCCGCGCCGCCATCGAGGCTCACATCGGTGGCGAGCTACTCGACGAGGACGCCGACGAAGTCATCGACGTGGTGCTGCTCTGGTGGCGCGACGGCGACGGAGACCTCGGGGACGCGCTCGTGGACGCTCGGGTGCCGCTCGACGAGAACGGAGTCGTGTGGGTGCTGACTCCGAAGACCGGTCAGCCCGGGCACGTCGAGCCCAGTGAGATCGCCGAGGCGGTGCCCACGGTGGGCATGTCGCAGACCTCCAACCTCAGCATCGGTGAGGGTTGGACCGCCACCAGGCTCGTGCCGAGGTCGACGTCACGTCGTTGA
- a CDS encoding peroxiredoxin, whose protein sequence is MAVEVGTQAPDFTLNDYNKQQVTLSSFRGDKPVLLVFYPFAFSGICQGELCQLRDEYDQYPGVQVLGVSVDTPFALKAWAEQQGYQFPLLSDFWPHGEVAKAYGVFNEQAGLALRGTFLIDTEGVVRFAEVNQPGEARDQEAWKKAIADLG, encoded by the coding sequence ATGGCCGTCGAGGTCGGTACCCAGGCCCCGGACTTCACGCTCAACGACTACAACAAGCAGCAGGTCACGCTGTCGTCGTTCCGCGGCGACAAGCCGGTGCTGCTCGTCTTCTACCCGTTCGCCTTCAGCGGCATCTGCCAGGGCGAGTTGTGCCAGCTCCGGGATGAGTACGACCAGTACCCCGGCGTGCAGGTGCTCGGTGTCTCGGTGGACACTCCCTTCGCTCTGAAGGCGTGGGCCGAGCAGCAGGGCTACCAGTTCCCGCTGCTGTCGGACTTCTGGCCGCACGGTGAGGTGGCGAAGGCGTACGGTGTGTTCAACGAGCAGGCCGGGTTGGCCCTGCGCGGTACCTTCCTGATCGACACCGAGGGTGTCGTGCGCTTCGCCGAGGTGAACCAGCCGGGTGAGGCGCGGGACCAGGAGGCGTGGAAGAAGGCGATCGCCGACCTCGGCTGA